In bacterium, the genomic stretch AACAGATCCGGCCCAAGTGCTTGCCCGATACCTTTGGGGGTGCCAGCGCCACCGTCACCTCGTCGTTCTCTCTCGGCAGCCCACTGACCCTGTGGCTACCGAAGGCTGGTAGTACCCCGACCCGACCGACGGACAACGAACGCAAACTCCGCGAGGTACATCATGGCCGTTCATGCCAGCACCCCCATCTCCCTCATCGAGGCCGCCTACGGTCGCCTGGCATCGGCGGTCTCGGGCGCCCGGGCCGCTACCGACCGCCCTCTGACGGCGGCGGAGAAGATCCTCATCGGCCATCTTGACGACCCGTCCGGTCCGCTGCCCGAGCGGGGGCGCAGCTACGTGGACTTCCGCCCGGACCGGGTGGCGATGCAGGACGCCACGGCCCAGATGGCGTGGCTGCAGTTCATGACTGCCGGGCTCGAGGAGGTCGCCGTGCCGACCACGGTGCACTGCGACCACCTCATCCAGGCCAAGGTGGATGCGCGGCGCGACCTGCTGGCGGCGCTGGAGAACCACGACGAGGTCTACGACTTCCTGGAGTCGGTGAGCGCCCGCTACGGGGCCGGGTTCTGGAAGCCGGGCTCGGGCATCATCCACCAGGTCGTGCTGGAGAACTACGCCTTCTGCGGCGGGATGATGATCGGCACCGACAGCCACAGCCCCAACGCCGGCGGGCTGGGCATGGTGGCGGTGGGTGTGGGCGGCGCCGACGCCGTGGACGTCATGACCGGATTCCCGTGGAACGTCCGCTGGCCGAAGTTCATCGGCGTGCGCCTCACCGGGCGCCTCTCGGGCTGGTCGGCGCCCAAGGACGTCATCCTGAAGGTCGCCGACCTGCTGACGGTCGCCGGCGGCACCGGGGCCATCGTCGAGTATTTCGGTCCCGGCGCCGAGACGATCTCCGCCACCGGCAAGGCCACCATCTGCAACATGGGCGCAGAGATCGGCGCCACCACCTCACTGTTCGCCTACGACGAGTCGATGGCCCGCTACCTGAAGGCCACCGGGCGCGAGCAGGCGGCCGCCGCGGCCGACGCCGTCGCCGAGCACCTGCGGCCCGACGACGGCGTGCTGGCCGACCCCGAGGGTTGCTACGACTCGGTCGTCGAGATCGACCTGTCCACCCTGGCACCGCACATCAACGGCCCCCATTCCCCCGACCGGGCCCGCCCGGTGTCGGAGCTCGGTGCCGAGGCGGCCGCCGAGGGCTGGCCCATGGAGATCTCCGCGGCCCTGGTGGGATCGTGTACCAACTCCTCCTACGAGGACATCACCCGGGCGGCCAGCATCGTGTCCGGTGCGGTGGCGAAGGGGCTGAAGGTCCGGGCGCCGCTGCTGGTCACGCCCGGATCGGAGCAGATCCGCGCCACCATCGCCCGCGACGGCCTGCTGGGCGTCTTCGAGGAGGCAGGGGCCACGGTGCTGGCCAACGCCTGCGGGCCGTGCATCGGCCAGTGGTCGCGCAGCGACGTGGCCGAGGGCGACACCAACGTGATCGTCAACAGCTACAACCGCAACTTCCCCAAGCGCAACGACGGCCTGGCCTCCACGCTGGCGTTCGTCACCTCACCGGAGGTGGTGGTGGCCCTGGCGCTCGCCGGCCGGGTGGACTTCGACCCGCTCAGCGACACCCTCACCAACGACGCCGGCGAGGAGGTGCGCCTGCCCGAACCGGTCGGCACCGAGTTGCCCCCTGACGGCTTCGATCCCGGCGAGGCGGGTTTCGTGGCCCCGCCGGCGGAGGCGGAGCGGGCCGCCATCGAGGTGCGAATCTCGCCGACCAGCAGGCGCCTGCAGGAACTGCAGCCGTTCGCCGCCTGGGACGGGCGGGACTACGAGAACCTGCCGGTGCTGGTGAAGGCGGCCGGCAAGTGCACCACCGACCACATCTCCGCCGCCGGACCGTGGCTGCGCTACCGGGGTCACCTGGAGAACATCAGCG encodes the following:
- a CDS encoding aconitate hydratase, yielding MAVHASTPISLIEAAYGRLASAVSGARAATDRPLTAAEKILIGHLDDPSGPLPERGRSYVDFRPDRVAMQDATAQMAWLQFMTAGLEEVAVPTTVHCDHLIQAKVDARRDLLAALENHDEVYDFLESVSARYGAGFWKPGSGIIHQVVLENYAFCGGMMIGTDSHSPNAGGLGMVAVGVGGADAVDVMTGFPWNVRWPKFIGVRLTGRLSGWSAPKDVILKVADLLTVAGGTGAIVEYFGPGAETISATGKATICNMGAEIGATTSLFAYDESMARYLKATGREQAAAAADAVAEHLRPDDGVLADPEGCYDSVVEIDLSTLAPHINGPHSPDRARPVSELGAEAAAEGWPMEISAALVGSCTNSSYEDITRAASIVSGAVAKGLKVRAPLLVTPGSEQIRATIARDGLLGVFEEAGATVLANACGPCIGQWSRSDVAEGDTNVIVNSYNRNFPKRNDGLASTLAFVTSPEVVVALALAGRVDFDPLSDTLTNDAGEEVRLPEPVGTELPPDGFDPGEAGFVAPPAEAERAAIEVRISPTSRRLQELQPFAAWDGRDYENLPVLVKAAGKCTTDHISAAGPWLRYRGHLENISGNLFAGAVNAFGGIVGEGKDQTDGQVRPYPEIAERYHTAGLSWIAVGDANYGEGSSREHAAMEPRFRGCVAVIVRSFARIHETNLKKQGVLALTFADPADYDRIGEDDRIAVRGLADLAPGEPVRVEVSHPDGSTDAFDTRHTMSADQIDWFRAGSALNVIRQRL